A window of the Hordeum vulgare subsp. vulgare chromosome 5H, MorexV3_pseudomolecules_assembly, whole genome shotgun sequence genome harbors these coding sequences:
- the LOC123395903 gene encoding lysM domain-containing GPI-anchored protein LYP4-like, with product MPLPSTPLHHPLLLLLLATVACTRLPTAASKPTPPEPCASATACPALLSYTLHADLKLAELAALFAADPLAILAANAIDFAVPGPSNRILPAGLALRVPVPCACSGGIRRATSVRYVSRPGDTLTSIASRVYGGLTAPDWIRDSNGILGAAEAVDAGTALAVPLHCACFGGVDNGVPAVYLTYVVAKGDTVPAIALRYQTTATNVMSVNDLATADVAAGDIIVLPLPACASSFPTSTSDHGLAVANGTYAVTADRCVQCSCGPANLELFCVPAPLADAACSSMQCGNSSMMLGNFTLVMTGAGCSVTSCGYGGYANGTILTTLTTALKPLCPVPHQFPPLIPPPTSSFFATYLGPSPAPMPSEGGIKNNPTLAGMAPTGSQDAVAGAPPTARNFSDVIGVFALCLVANMLW from the exons ATGCCACTCCCGTCCACCCcactccaccaccccctcctcctgctcctcctcgccaCCGTCGCCTGCACGCGGCTGCCCACCGCCGCGTCCAAGCCCACACCGCCCGAGCCCTGCGCCTCCGCCACGGCCTGCCCCGCGCTGCTCTCCTACACCCTCCACGCCGACCTCAAGCTCGCCGAGCTGGCCGCGCTCTTCGCCGCCGACCCGCTCGCCATCCTCGCCGCCAACGCCATCGACTTCGCCGTCCCTGGTCCGTCCAACCGCATCCTCCCGGCCGGCCTCGCGCTGCGCGTGCCGGTGCCCTGCGCCTGCTCCGGCGGCATCCGCAGGGCTACCTCCGTCCGCTACGTCTCCCGCCCGGGGGACACGCTCACCTCCATCGCCTCGCGCGTCTACGGCGGCCTCACCGCCCCGGACTGGATCAGGGACTCCAACGGCATCCTCGGCGCCGCAGAAGCCGTCGACGCCGGGACCGCGCTGGCCGTGCCGCTGCACTGCGCGTGCTTCGGCGGGGTGGACAACGGGGTGCCCGCCGTGTACCTCACGTACGTGGTGGCCAAAGGGGACACCGTGCCCGCCATTGCGCTGAGGTACCAGACCACGGCCACCAACGTGATGAGCGTCAACGACTTGGCCACCGCCGACGTCGCCGCCGGGGACATCATCGTGCTCCCGTTGCCAG CGTGCGCCTCGTCCTTCCCCACGTCCACCTCCGACCACGGGCTGGCCGTGGCGAACGGGACCTACGCAGTGACTGCCGACCGGTGTGTCCAATGCAGCTGTGGTCCGGCCAACTTGGA GCTGTTCTGCGTGCCGGCGCCGCTGGCGGACGCGGCGTGCTCCAGCATGCAGTGCGGCAACAGCAGCATGATGCTCGGCAACTTCACCCTCGTCATGACCGGCGCCGGCTGCAGCGTCACCTCCTGCGGCTACGGCGGCTACGCCAACGGCACCATCCTCACCAC GTTAACCACGGCACTCAAGCCCCTATGCCCAG TTCCGCACCAGTTCCCGCCGCTGATCCCGCCGCCGACGTCGTCCTTCTTCGCGACGTACCTCGGCCCTTCGCCGGCGCCGATGCCGTCGGAGGGGGGAATCAAGAACAATCCGACGCTGGCTGGGATGGCACCCACGGGCAGCCAGGACGCCGTCGCCGGTGCTCCTCCCACGGCCCGGAACTTCAGCGACGTCATCGGAGTGTTCGCGCTCTGCCTTGTCGCCAACATGCTGTGGTGA